One genomic segment of Sminthopsis crassicaudata isolate SCR6 chromosome 4, ASM4859323v1, whole genome shotgun sequence includes these proteins:
- the POGK gene encoding pogo transposable element with KRAB domain isoform X3 yields the protein MESTTFPLPFPLKEEEEEEEIQTKEVEDGPMDMQRVRICAEGGWVPALFDEVAIYFSDEEWEVLTEQQKALYREVMRMNYETVLSLEFPFPKPDMISQLEAEESSWVPYPQNSEEWKLQGGSFTGNEESDLKHPEWTPPLSIAPHFPQQQHLENFAFHLPQDMPEMSEWPEGYPFFMAMGFPGYDLGIDDIASKFQLSRGIRRSYDAGFKLMVVDYAESTNNCQAAKQFGVLEKNVRDWRKVKMQLQNAHAMRRAFRGPKNGRFALVDQRVAEYVRQRQAKGDPITREAMQLKALEIAQEMNIPEKGFKASLGWCRRMMRRYDLSLRHKVPVPQHLPEDLTEKLITYQRSILALRRTHDYMVGQMGNADETPICLEVPSRVTVDNQGEKPVLVKTPGREKLKITAMLGVLADGRKLPPYIILRGTYIPPGKFPSGMEIRCHRYGWMTEDLMQDWLEVVWKRRTGAVPRQRGMLILNGYRGHATDSVKNSMETMDTDMVIIPGGLTSQLQVLDVVVYKPLNDSVRSQYSEWLLAGNLALSPTGNAKKPPLGLFLEWVMVAWNSISSDSIVQGFKKCHVSSSMDDADVLWELEGDLSGGGDPPREGEANSMTENN from the exons ATGGAGTCCACcaccttcccccttccttttcccctgaaagaagaggaagaagaagaagaaattcagaCCAAGGAAGTAGAAGATGGACCCATGGATATGCAAAGAGTGAGGATCTGTGCAGAAGGTGGTTGG GTACCAGCCCTGTTTGATGAGGTGGCCATATATTTCTCTGATGAGGAATGGGAAGTTTTAACTGAGCAACAAAAGGCACTCTACCGGGAGGTCATGAGAATGAATTATGAAACCGTACTTTCCCTAG AATTCCCATTTCCTAAACCAGACATGATCTCTCAGTTGGAAGCAGAGGAAAGCTCTTGGGTTCCTTACCCTCAGAACTCTGAGGAATGGAAACTCCAAGGAGGTTCTTTCACAG GGAATGAAGAATCTGATCTCAAGCATCCAGAGTGGACCCCCCCATTAAGTATAGCTCCTCATTTTCCCCAACAGCAGCATCTTGAAAACTTCGCTTTCCATCTGCCCCAGGATATGCCAGAAATGTCTGAGTGGCCTGAAGGATACCCATTCTTCATGGCCATGGGTTTCCCAGGGTATGATCTGGGGATAGATGACATAGCAAGTAAATTTCAGCTGAGTAGGGGTATCCGCCGGAGCTACGATGCAGGCTTCAAGTTAATGGTTGTGGATTATGCAGAAAGTACTAATAACTGCCAGGCTGCCAAGCAGTTTGGTGTGTTGGAGAAAAATGTCCGTGACTGGCGGAAAGTGAAGATGCAACTCCAGAATGCCCATGCAATGCGACGTGCTTTCCGAGGCCCCAAGAATGGAAGGTTTGCTCTGGTGGACCAGCGGGTGGCTGAGTATGTGAGGCAGAGACAGGCCAAAGGAGACCCAATCACAAGAGAGGCAATGCAGCTCAAAGCCTTAGAAATAGCCCAGGAAATGAATATTCCTGAAAAGGGGTTCAAAGCAAGCTTGGGATGGTGTCGTAGGATGATGAGAAGGTACGATCTCTCTTTGAGACATAAAGTACCTGTGCCCCAGCATTTGCCTGAGGATCTGACGGAGAAACTCATCACTTATCAGCGTAGCATACTGGCCCTACGAAGAACACATGATTACATGGTTGGGCAGATGGGGAATGCTGATGAGACTCCAATCTGTTTGGAGGTACCATCTCGTGTGACTGTAGACAACCAAGGGGAAAAGCCTGTGTTGGTGAAGACCCCAGGCagggaaaaactgaaaattacaGCAATGCTTGGTGTCTTAGCTGATGGAAGAAAATTGCCTCCATATATCATTTTAAGGGGAACATATATTCCCCCTGGAAAGTTCCCCAGTGGGATGGAAATTCGCTGCCATCGCTATGGCTGGATGACAGAGGACTTAATGCAAGACTGGTTGGAGGTGGTGTGGAAACGGAGGACTGGAGCAGTGCCGAGGCAGCGGGGGATGCTGATCCTAAATGGCTATCGTGGCCATGCTACTGATTCTGTTAAAAATTCCATGGAAACTATGGATACCGACATGGTCATCATCCCAGGAGGCTTGACTTCTCAACTACAAGTGTTAGATGTGGTAGTCTATAAACCTCTGAACGACAGTGTGCGTTCCCAGTACTCAGAGTGGCTCCTTGCTGGCAATCTTGCTCTCAGCCCAACTGGGAATGCCAAGAAGCCTCCCCTTGGTCTGTTTCTAGAGTGGGTCATGGTTGCGTGGAACAGCATCTCAAGTGATTCCATTGTCCAGGGATTCAAAAAGTGCCATGTCTCCAGCAGCATGGATGATGCCGACGTCCTATGGGAATTAGAGGGTGACTTGTCGGGAGGAGGTGATCCCCCAAGAGAAGGTGAAGCTAACAGCATGACTGAGAACAACTGA
- the POGK gene encoding pogo transposable element with KRAB domain isoform X1: MGEPGPGPRPEEWGGREQDGWRAPSGQPPWPRRDMESTTFPLPFPLKEEEEEEEIQTKEVEDGPMDMQRVRICAEGGWVPALFDEVAIYFSDEEWEVLTEQQKALYREVMRMNYETVLSLEFPFPKPDMISQLEAEESSWVPYPQNSEEWKLQGGSFTGNEESDLKHPEWTPPLSIAPHFPQQQHLENFAFHLPQDMPEMSEWPEGYPFFMAMGFPGYDLGIDDIASKFQLSRGIRRSYDAGFKLMVVDYAESTNNCQAAKQFGVLEKNVRDWRKVKMQLQNAHAMRRAFRGPKNGRFALVDQRVAEYVRQRQAKGDPITREAMQLKALEIAQEMNIPEKGFKASLGWCRRMMRRYDLSLRHKVPVPQHLPEDLTEKLITYQRSILALRRTHDYMVGQMGNADETPICLEVPSRVTVDNQGEKPVLVKTPGREKLKITAMLGVLADGRKLPPYIILRGTYIPPGKFPSGMEIRCHRYGWMTEDLMQDWLEVVWKRRTGAVPRQRGMLILNGYRGHATDSVKNSMETMDTDMVIIPGGLTSQLQVLDVVVYKPLNDSVRSQYSEWLLAGNLALSPTGNAKKPPLGLFLEWVMVAWNSISSDSIVQGFKKCHVSSSMDDADVLWELEGDLSGGGDPPREGEANSMTENN; the protein is encoded by the exons ATGGGGGAGCCCGGCCCAGGGCCTCGGCCGGaggaatggggaggaagggaacaagATGGCTGGAGAGCTCCGAGCGGGCAGCCGCCGTGGCCGAGGCGCG ACATGGAGTCCACcaccttcccccttccttttcccctgaaagaagaggaagaagaagaagaaattcagaCCAAGGAAGTAGAAGATGGACCCATGGATATGCAAAGAGTGAGGATCTGTGCAGAAGGTGGTTGG GTACCAGCCCTGTTTGATGAGGTGGCCATATATTTCTCTGATGAGGAATGGGAAGTTTTAACTGAGCAACAAAAGGCACTCTACCGGGAGGTCATGAGAATGAATTATGAAACCGTACTTTCCCTAG AATTCCCATTTCCTAAACCAGACATGATCTCTCAGTTGGAAGCAGAGGAAAGCTCTTGGGTTCCTTACCCTCAGAACTCTGAGGAATGGAAACTCCAAGGAGGTTCTTTCACAG GGAATGAAGAATCTGATCTCAAGCATCCAGAGTGGACCCCCCCATTAAGTATAGCTCCTCATTTTCCCCAACAGCAGCATCTTGAAAACTTCGCTTTCCATCTGCCCCAGGATATGCCAGAAATGTCTGAGTGGCCTGAAGGATACCCATTCTTCATGGCCATGGGTTTCCCAGGGTATGATCTGGGGATAGATGACATAGCAAGTAAATTTCAGCTGAGTAGGGGTATCCGCCGGAGCTACGATGCAGGCTTCAAGTTAATGGTTGTGGATTATGCAGAAAGTACTAATAACTGCCAGGCTGCCAAGCAGTTTGGTGTGTTGGAGAAAAATGTCCGTGACTGGCGGAAAGTGAAGATGCAACTCCAGAATGCCCATGCAATGCGACGTGCTTTCCGAGGCCCCAAGAATGGAAGGTTTGCTCTGGTGGACCAGCGGGTGGCTGAGTATGTGAGGCAGAGACAGGCCAAAGGAGACCCAATCACAAGAGAGGCAATGCAGCTCAAAGCCTTAGAAATAGCCCAGGAAATGAATATTCCTGAAAAGGGGTTCAAAGCAAGCTTGGGATGGTGTCGTAGGATGATGAGAAGGTACGATCTCTCTTTGAGACATAAAGTACCTGTGCCCCAGCATTTGCCTGAGGATCTGACGGAGAAACTCATCACTTATCAGCGTAGCATACTGGCCCTACGAAGAACACATGATTACATGGTTGGGCAGATGGGGAATGCTGATGAGACTCCAATCTGTTTGGAGGTACCATCTCGTGTGACTGTAGACAACCAAGGGGAAAAGCCTGTGTTGGTGAAGACCCCAGGCagggaaaaactgaaaattacaGCAATGCTTGGTGTCTTAGCTGATGGAAGAAAATTGCCTCCATATATCATTTTAAGGGGAACATATATTCCCCCTGGAAAGTTCCCCAGTGGGATGGAAATTCGCTGCCATCGCTATGGCTGGATGACAGAGGACTTAATGCAAGACTGGTTGGAGGTGGTGTGGAAACGGAGGACTGGAGCAGTGCCGAGGCAGCGGGGGATGCTGATCCTAAATGGCTATCGTGGCCATGCTACTGATTCTGTTAAAAATTCCATGGAAACTATGGATACCGACATGGTCATCATCCCAGGAGGCTTGACTTCTCAACTACAAGTGTTAGATGTGGTAGTCTATAAACCTCTGAACGACAGTGTGCGTTCCCAGTACTCAGAGTGGCTCCTTGCTGGCAATCTTGCTCTCAGCCCAACTGGGAATGCCAAGAAGCCTCCCCTTGGTCTGTTTCTAGAGTGGGTCATGGTTGCGTGGAACAGCATCTCAAGTGATTCCATTGTCCAGGGATTCAAAAAGTGCCATGTCTCCAGCAGCATGGATGATGCCGACGTCCTATGGGAATTAGAGGGTGACTTGTCGGGAGGAGGTGATCCCCCAAGAGAAGGTGAAGCTAACAGCATGACTGAGAACAACTGA
- the POGK gene encoding pogo transposable element with KRAB domain isoform X2, whose translation MFFLDMESTTFPLPFPLKEEEEEEEIQTKEVEDGPMDMQRVRICAEGGWVPALFDEVAIYFSDEEWEVLTEQQKALYREVMRMNYETVLSLEFPFPKPDMISQLEAEESSWVPYPQNSEEWKLQGGSFTGNEESDLKHPEWTPPLSIAPHFPQQQHLENFAFHLPQDMPEMSEWPEGYPFFMAMGFPGYDLGIDDIASKFQLSRGIRRSYDAGFKLMVVDYAESTNNCQAAKQFGVLEKNVRDWRKVKMQLQNAHAMRRAFRGPKNGRFALVDQRVAEYVRQRQAKGDPITREAMQLKALEIAQEMNIPEKGFKASLGWCRRMMRRYDLSLRHKVPVPQHLPEDLTEKLITYQRSILALRRTHDYMVGQMGNADETPICLEVPSRVTVDNQGEKPVLVKTPGREKLKITAMLGVLADGRKLPPYIILRGTYIPPGKFPSGMEIRCHRYGWMTEDLMQDWLEVVWKRRTGAVPRQRGMLILNGYRGHATDSVKNSMETMDTDMVIIPGGLTSQLQVLDVVVYKPLNDSVRSQYSEWLLAGNLALSPTGNAKKPPLGLFLEWVMVAWNSISSDSIVQGFKKCHVSSSMDDADVLWELEGDLSGGGDPPREGEANSMTENN comes from the exons ATGTTCTTCCTAGACATGGAGTCCACcaccttcccccttccttttcccctgaaagaagaggaagaagaagaagaaattcagaCCAAGGAAGTAGAAGATGGACCCATGGATATGCAAAGAGTGAGGATCTGTGCAGAAGGTGGTTGG GTACCAGCCCTGTTTGATGAGGTGGCCATATATTTCTCTGATGAGGAATGGGAAGTTTTAACTGAGCAACAAAAGGCACTCTACCGGGAGGTCATGAGAATGAATTATGAAACCGTACTTTCCCTAG AATTCCCATTTCCTAAACCAGACATGATCTCTCAGTTGGAAGCAGAGGAAAGCTCTTGGGTTCCTTACCCTCAGAACTCTGAGGAATGGAAACTCCAAGGAGGTTCTTTCACAG GGAATGAAGAATCTGATCTCAAGCATCCAGAGTGGACCCCCCCATTAAGTATAGCTCCTCATTTTCCCCAACAGCAGCATCTTGAAAACTTCGCTTTCCATCTGCCCCAGGATATGCCAGAAATGTCTGAGTGGCCTGAAGGATACCCATTCTTCATGGCCATGGGTTTCCCAGGGTATGATCTGGGGATAGATGACATAGCAAGTAAATTTCAGCTGAGTAGGGGTATCCGCCGGAGCTACGATGCAGGCTTCAAGTTAATGGTTGTGGATTATGCAGAAAGTACTAATAACTGCCAGGCTGCCAAGCAGTTTGGTGTGTTGGAGAAAAATGTCCGTGACTGGCGGAAAGTGAAGATGCAACTCCAGAATGCCCATGCAATGCGACGTGCTTTCCGAGGCCCCAAGAATGGAAGGTTTGCTCTGGTGGACCAGCGGGTGGCTGAGTATGTGAGGCAGAGACAGGCCAAAGGAGACCCAATCACAAGAGAGGCAATGCAGCTCAAAGCCTTAGAAATAGCCCAGGAAATGAATATTCCTGAAAAGGGGTTCAAAGCAAGCTTGGGATGGTGTCGTAGGATGATGAGAAGGTACGATCTCTCTTTGAGACATAAAGTACCTGTGCCCCAGCATTTGCCTGAGGATCTGACGGAGAAACTCATCACTTATCAGCGTAGCATACTGGCCCTACGAAGAACACATGATTACATGGTTGGGCAGATGGGGAATGCTGATGAGACTCCAATCTGTTTGGAGGTACCATCTCGTGTGACTGTAGACAACCAAGGGGAAAAGCCTGTGTTGGTGAAGACCCCAGGCagggaaaaactgaaaattacaGCAATGCTTGGTGTCTTAGCTGATGGAAGAAAATTGCCTCCATATATCATTTTAAGGGGAACATATATTCCCCCTGGAAAGTTCCCCAGTGGGATGGAAATTCGCTGCCATCGCTATGGCTGGATGACAGAGGACTTAATGCAAGACTGGTTGGAGGTGGTGTGGAAACGGAGGACTGGAGCAGTGCCGAGGCAGCGGGGGATGCTGATCCTAAATGGCTATCGTGGCCATGCTACTGATTCTGTTAAAAATTCCATGGAAACTATGGATACCGACATGGTCATCATCCCAGGAGGCTTGACTTCTCAACTACAAGTGTTAGATGTGGTAGTCTATAAACCTCTGAACGACAGTGTGCGTTCCCAGTACTCAGAGTGGCTCCTTGCTGGCAATCTTGCTCTCAGCCCAACTGGGAATGCCAAGAAGCCTCCCCTTGGTCTGTTTCTAGAGTGGGTCATGGTTGCGTGGAACAGCATCTCAAGTGATTCCATTGTCCAGGGATTCAAAAAGTGCCATGTCTCCAGCAGCATGGATGATGCCGACGTCCTATGGGAATTAGAGGGTGACTTGTCGGGAGGAGGTGATCCCCCAAGAGAAGGTGAAGCTAACAGCATGACTGAGAACAACTGA